A genomic segment from Vicia villosa cultivar HV-30 ecotype Madison, WI unplaced genomic scaffold, Vvil1.0 ctg.000816F_1_1, whole genome shotgun sequence encodes:
- the LOC131631371 gene encoding 18.2 kDa class I heat shock protein-like: MSLIPSFFGGRRSNVLDPFSLDVWDPFKDFPISNSLSNSFADNSAFVSTRVDWKETPVAHVFKADLPGLKKEEVKVEIKDDKVLQISGERNVEKKDKNDQWHRVERSSGKFMRRFRLPENGKFMRRFRLPENAKMDQVKANMENGVLTVTVPKQEVKIPEVKTIDISG, translated from the coding sequence ATGTCGCTGATTCCGAGTTTCTTTGGTGGCAGAAGGAGCAACGTTCTCGATCCATTTTCCCTTGATGTTTGGGATCCATTCAAAGATTTTCCAATCTCCAATTCACTTTCCAATTCCTTTGCTGATAATTCAGCATTTGTGAGCACACGTGTGGACTGGAAGGAGACTCCAGTAGCGCACGTGTTCAAGGCGGATCTTCCTGGACTGAAGAAGGAAGAAGTGAAGGTGGAGATTAAAGATGATAAAGTTCTTCAGATAAGCGGAGAGAGAAACGTTGAGAAAAAAGATAAGAACGATCAATGGCATCGCGTGGAGCGTAGCAGTGGGAAATTCATGAGAAGGTTTAGATTACCAGAGAATGGGAAATTCATGAGAAGGTTTAGATTACCAGAGAATGCTAAAATGGATCAAGTGAAAGCGAACATGGAGAATGGAGTTCTCACTGTAACAGTCCCTAAACAAGAAGTGAAGATACCTGAAGTCAAGACCATTGATATCTCTGGCTAA
- the LOC131631350 gene encoding anti-H(O) lectin 1-like, which yields MRHILLFSFYKTWSFFPSGIKSAFGKEKEIPKAMYIQILLSIFLLFNLIIPNASSLSFNFTRFDPDDKTIIYNGSATPASSSIQLTINQRRKQLNRSIGRATYFQPIFLWNKTTNNLTDFTSHFTFTIDSQNRPDYGDGIAFFLVPYGSEMPNATQGGTMGLTLDNQPLNSTDNPFVAVEFDIFTNDWDPHPAHEHAGIDINSMKSVVNATWMADIKNGRLYEAWINYNACSLNLSIIFTGFSNITSSTIVNQSLSAIVDLRLYLPEFVTIGFSAATGSSYAIHSISSWDFSSTLEVGHVR from the exons ATGAGACACATTCTTTTGTTTTCATTCTACAAAACTTGGTCTTTCTTTCCAAGTGGCATAAAGTCAGCATTTggtaaagaaaaagaaa TACCAAAAGCTATGTATATCCAAATACTGTTATCTATTTTCTTACTCTTCAACTTGATTATTCCAAATGCATCCTCTTTGTCCTTTAATTTCACTCGTTTTGATCCTGATGACAAGACCATAATCTATAACGGATCAGCAACTCCAGCATCATCAAGTATTCAACTTACAATAAACCAACGACGCAAGCAATTGAATAGAAGTATTGGTAGAGCCACATATTTCCAACCAATTTTTCTATGGAACAAAACCACAAACAATCTCACTGATTTCACTTCTCATTTCACTTTTACCATAGATTCACAGAATAGGCCAGATTATGGTGATGGAATTGCATTCTTTCTTGTCCCTTATGGTTCAGAGATGCCTAATGCAACACAAGGAGGAACTATGGGCCTAACACTTGATAACCAACCATTGAACTCAACTGATAATCCATTTGTTGCTGTGGAGTTTGATATCTTTACCAATGACTGGGATCCACATCCAGCACATGAGCATGCCGGAATCGACATCAACTCGATGAAATCTGTTGTTAATGCAACATGGATGGCTGATATAAAGAATGGTAGACTTTATGAGGCTTGGATCAATTACAATGCTTGTTCACTAAATCTAAGTATTATATTCACTGGTTTCAGTAATATAACATCTTCCACCATTGTGAACCAATCTTTATCTGCCATAGTTGATCTCAGACTTTATCTGCCAGAATTTGTTACTATTGGCTTCTCAGCTGCCACAGGAAGTTCATATGCTATTCATAGTATATCTTCATGGGATTTTAGCTCAACTTTGGAAGTAGGACATGTGAGATAA